The following proteins are encoded in a genomic region of Bernardetia sp. MNP-M8:
- a CDS encoding TspO/MBR family protein: MQNRKSFIIKALILVIICEVIGIVAGLATAEGVTSWFQTIEKPFFNPPGWLFAPVWTLLYFLMGISAALVWHKGTDNGKEQIFEMNNNKVRIALGLFAVQLILNFCWSFIFFKHHLLFFAFIEIITLLTFIILTTIHFYRIHKIAGLLMIPYILWVSFASVLNFSLWWLNK, from the coding sequence ATGCAAAACAGAAAATCATTTATCATTAAAGCCTTAATTTTAGTTATTATCTGTGAGGTTATTGGTATCGTTGCAGGACTTGCTACAGCAGAAGGTGTAACAAGTTGGTTTCAGACCATCGAAAAGCCCTTTTTTAATCCTCCAGGTTGGCTTTTTGCGCCTGTTTGGACTCTTTTATATTTTTTGATGGGCATTTCGGCTGCTCTTGTTTGGCATAAAGGCACAGATAATGGAAAAGAACAAATTTTTGAAATGAATAATAATAAAGTGCGTATTGCATTAGGTCTGTTTGCAGTTCAGCTTATCCTAAATTTTTGTTGGTCATTTATCTTTTTCAAACATCATCTACTCTTTTTTGCTTTTATAGAAATAATTACGCTTCTCACTTTTATTATTCTCACCACAATACATTTTTATAGAATTCATAAAATAGCAGGTCTTTTAATGATTCCCTACATTTTGTGGGTGAGTTTTGCTAGTGTTCTGAATTTTTCGCTTTGGTGGCTCAACAAATAA
- a CDS encoding M28 family peptidase, whose amino-acid sequence MKKTILSFVILILCNGLFLFSCTTAEAPPNYVITDSDKIKTEIPAPETVLRSIHDDALVGSPAYAQLRYLCKDIGARLSGSENAQKAVEYMQRVLDSMNLDSVYLQPVMVPHWERGEKEFCQIIGNDKNKINQKVLDITALGGSVGTDGRIKSEIIAVNSLDDLENLSKKEAKKYEGKIIFVTQPMNAKFINTGSAYGACSSVRVRGANYAAKVGAKAFLLRSLTLANDNHPHTGVMVYEEDGKKIPAAALSTISADYLEKLLVKAKKENKSVEMELQLNCQTLPDVLSYNVVGELRGREKPEEIITVGGHLDSWDLGEGAHDDGTGCLQSVEVLRLIQKIETRPKRTIRCVLFMNEENGARGAKEYARLATEKNENHIAALESDSGGFTPRGFRVQDSIRLKVIQKWIPLFEPYNLHKVEYGYGGTDIRPLGDSGTLLIGLEPDSQRYFDHHHAKTDVFEAVHEREFLLGAAAMASLTYMMAEYGIE is encoded by the coding sequence ATGAAAAAAACTATTCTCTCGTTTGTTATTCTCATTTTATGTAATGGATTATTTCTCTTTTCTTGTACGACTGCTGAAGCTCCACCAAATTATGTAATCACTGATTCTGATAAAATAAAAACTGAAATTCCTGCACCTGAAACAGTTTTGCGCTCTATTCATGATGATGCTTTAGTCGGTTCGCCTGCTTATGCTCAACTTCGTTATTTGTGTAAAGATATTGGCGCACGCCTTAGTGGTTCGGAAAATGCCCAAAAAGCTGTTGAATATATGCAGAGAGTTTTGGATTCTATGAACTTGGATAGCGTTTATTTACAACCTGTTATGGTTCCTCATTGGGAACGTGGCGAAAAAGAGTTTTGTCAGATTATTGGTAATGATAAGAATAAAATCAATCAAAAAGTGCTTGATATTACAGCTTTAGGTGGCTCGGTTGGAACAGATGGAAGAATCAAATCTGAAATAATAGCTGTAAATTCTTTGGATGATTTAGAAAATTTATCTAAAAAAGAAGCCAAAAAATACGAAGGTAAAATCATTTTTGTAACTCAACCAATGAATGCAAAATTTATAAATACTGGTTCTGCTTATGGAGCTTGTTCTTCTGTGCGTGTACGTGGTGCAAATTATGCTGCAAAAGTAGGTGCAAAAGCATTTTTATTGCGTTCGCTTACTCTAGCAAATGACAATCATCCACATACAGGAGTAATGGTTTATGAAGAAGATGGAAAAAAAATTCCTGCTGCTGCGCTTAGTACAATTTCGGCTGATTATTTAGAAAAATTATTAGTTAAAGCTAAAAAAGAAAATAAATCAGTAGAAATGGAATTGCAACTCAATTGCCAAACGTTGCCAGATGTTCTTTCTTATAATGTAGTTGGAGAACTGAGAGGAAGAGAAAAGCCAGAAGAAATAATTACAGTTGGAGGACATTTGGATTCTTGGGATTTGGGAGAAGGAGCGCACGATGATGGAACAGGCTGTTTGCAATCTGTTGAAGTTTTGAGGTTAATCCAAAAAATAGAAACTAGACCAAAGAGAACAATTCGTTGTGTTTTGTTTATGAATGAAGAAAATGGTGCAAGAGGAGCAAAAGAATATGCAAGATTAGCAACAGAGAAAAATGAAAACCACATTGCTGCTTTAGAATCAGATAGTGGAGGATTTACACCACGAGGTTTTAGAGTTCAGGATTCTATTCGTTTGAAAGTTATTCAAAAATGGATTCCTTTATTTGAGCCGTATAATTTGCATAAAGTAGAGTATGGTTATGGAGGAACAGATATTCGTCCTTTGGGAGATTCTGGAACGCTTTTGATTGGTTTAGAACCTGATTCTCAGCGTTATTTTGACCATCACCATGCCAAAACAGATGTTTTTGAAGCTGTTCATGAAAGAGAATTTTTATTGGGAGCTGCTGCTATGGCAAGCCTTACTTATATGATGGCTGAATATGGAATAGAATAA
- a CDS encoding TaqI-like C-terminal specificity domain-containing protein: protein MLSIFSKKDFRSEVIQQFIAQIPDLEQKKKIIKEWQAAIESGKIYQLSETQQDISFINQIFGDVLGYEYQNSEKWNIEIKPKTDTDSTKPDAVLGYFGTENKRTSCAVVELKSATQHLDKIQYRKDFKGSAVEQAFRYAHKLGSKCNWIIVSNFIEIRLYHASDSSKYENFEIQTLLNPQNFERFMYLLYFRNLFLEEQNSVIDKLFVEKREEEKVISTEFYNGYAAHRELLFYNLLRKNTTYKKKPLELLSLTQIIIDRLLFICFVRDTIPLLDILRIIKDQTLDKVTAREDYFWREMKDIFVSFDKGFSHRIPRLNIPKFNGGLFSNNEKLNELEVHDDFLISFVSFLLEYDFESQLNVTILGHIFEQSIADLEDFKIQIQEKIQEKPNETIPTEQEILEDFDRRKKDGIFYTPNYITKQIIKNSVGKWLEDQKNTLLEKHKTETKEFWLEYSQQLKTIKIIDPACGSGAFLTEVVVFLSTEWKIIEKELDNYNTKKTNGNSAGMFASISASDSSKEWQHKREIIDNNIFGVDLNKESVEITKLSLWIMSANKTVSLANLSENIKQGNSLIDDKKITSNAFDWNKNFKLESSEIDTKNSLKNNTKFDVKFDVIVGNPPYGASFSESETVYIRTNYQTAEYQINSYVVFYEKALQLLNQNGYLGFITPNTFTYQHFFTKLRSYFSAYSIDNLTKHAYKVFEDANVGDTISWIIKNEKQNQTVKYRITTSKEEEEEKPFLDINFEEFINPDGTYNIGNSNFLKNIYENTLLLDEVVENITMGIKAYQENKGNPKQTKKTVDEKPFTATKAVNETFLRCVNGKDFHRYHFVRKPPMFLSYGNWLAEFRQNAPFFEEEKIIIRQTSDSLICHLDTNKYINLNNVYNIANPKEGYSLKYILAILNSKLMNYVYQSIAQEKGKLFAEVKKVYLKKLPIKSIDFVEKETQKEIISLVDTLLEQSEKLNNRSNAFLKVVQSSFKPKKITEKLSLWYELEWTEFVEELKNVKAIIPKKELIEWVSIFEDEKTKLSDFYNRQQTCILKIDELVYQIYGVEKDEVNIITNL, encoded by the coding sequence ATGCTTTCTATTTTTTCAAAAAAGGATTTTCGTTCGGAAGTAATTCAGCAGTTTATAGCACAAATTCCTGATTTAGAACAAAAAAAAAAAATCATTAAAGAATGGCAAGCAGCTATTGAAAGTGGAAAAATTTATCAACTTTCCGAAACGCAGCAAGACATTTCTTTTATCAATCAAATTTTTGGAGATGTTTTGGGGTATGAATATCAAAATTCTGAAAAATGGAATATCGAAATTAAACCCAAAACAGATACAGACTCTACCAAACCTGATGCCGTTTTAGGTTATTTTGGAACTGAAAATAAACGAACTTCTTGTGCTGTCGTTGAGCTAAAAAGTGCTACTCAACATTTGGACAAAATCCAGTATCGAAAAGATTTTAAAGGAAGTGCTGTCGAACAAGCTTTTCGATATGCTCACAAATTAGGTTCGAAATGTAATTGGATTATTGTTTCTAATTTTATCGAAATACGTCTTTATCACGCCTCTGACAGTTCCAAATACGAAAATTTTGAAATTCAGACTTTATTAAACCCTCAAAATTTTGAGCGTTTTATGTATTTGCTTTATTTTCGAAATTTATTTTTGGAAGAACAAAATAGTGTTATTGATAAATTGTTTGTAGAAAAAAGGGAAGAGGAAAAAGTAATTTCTACCGAATTTTATAACGGTTATGCAGCACATAGAGAACTTTTATTTTACAATCTCCTAAGAAAAAACACAACTTATAAAAAGAAACCCTTAGAACTTTTATCGCTTACTCAAATCATCATTGATAGACTTCTTTTTATTTGTTTTGTACGTGATACAATTCCTCTTTTGGATATTTTGAGGATTATTAAAGACCAAACATTAGATAAAGTTACAGCTAGAGAAGATTATTTTTGGAGAGAAATGAAAGACATTTTTGTCAGTTTTGATAAAGGTTTTTCGCATCGAATTCCACGCCTCAATATTCCAAAATTTAATGGTGGACTTTTTAGCAATAATGAAAAACTCAATGAACTTGAGGTACATGATGATTTTCTGATTTCTTTTGTTTCTTTTTTATTGGAATATGACTTTGAAAGTCAGTTGAATGTTACAATTTTGGGACATATTTTCGAACAATCAATTGCTGATTTAGAAGATTTCAAAATTCAGATTCAAGAAAAAATTCAAGAAAAACCAAATGAAACTATTCCTACTGAACAAGAAATTTTAGAAGATTTTGATAGAAGAAAAAAAGATGGAATTTTTTATACGCCAAATTATATCACCAAACAAATTATCAAAAATTCGGTAGGAAAGTGGCTAGAAGACCAAAAAAACACTCTTTTAGAAAAACACAAAACCGAAACGAAAGAATTTTGGCTAGAGTATTCCCAACAACTCAAAACCATAAAAATAATAGACCCAGCTTGTGGAAGTGGTGCTTTTCTGACCGAAGTAGTAGTATTTTTGAGTACAGAATGGAAAATTATTGAAAAAGAACTAGACAATTATAATACAAAAAAGACAAATGGAAATTCGGCTGGAATGTTTGCAAGTATTTCGGCTTCTGATTCTTCAAAAGAATGGCAACACAAAAGAGAAATAATTGATAATAATATTTTTGGTGTCGATTTGAACAAGGAGAGTGTCGAAATTACAAAACTTTCACTTTGGATTATGAGCGCAAACAAAACAGTTTCACTTGCTAATCTTTCTGAAAATATCAAACAAGGAAATAGCCTAATTGATGATAAAAAAATTACTTCAAATGCTTTTGATTGGAATAAAAATTTTAAGTTAGAAAGCTCTGAAATTGATACAAAAAACAGTCTAAAAAATAATACAAAATTTGATGTAAAGTTTGATGTTATTGTGGGAAATCCTCCTTATGGAGCTTCTTTTTCAGAATCCGAAACGGTTTATATTCGCACAAATTATCAAACGGCAGAATATCAAATCAATAGTTATGTGGTTTTTTATGAAAAGGCTCTGCAACTACTCAATCAAAACGGTTATTTAGGGTTTATTACGCCAAACACATTTACCTATCAGCATTTTTTTACGAAACTTCGCTCTTATTTTTCTGCTTATTCTATTGATAACCTAACCAAACACGCTTATAAAGTTTTTGAAGATGCAAATGTAGGCGACACTATTTCGTGGATTATCAAAAATGAAAAGCAAAACCAAACTGTAAAATATAGAATTACAACTTCAAAAGAAGAAGAGGAAGAAAAACCTTTTTTAGATATAAATTTTGAGGAATTTATCAATCCAGACGGAACTTATAACATTGGAAATTCTAACTTTTTGAAGAATATTTATGAAAACACATTACTTTTAGATGAAGTTGTAGAAAATATAACGATGGGAATAAAAGCCTATCAAGAAAATAAAGGAAATCCAAAACAAACAAAAAAAACAGTAGATGAAAAACCATTTACAGCCACAAAAGCAGTAAATGAAACTTTTTTGAGATGTGTAAATGGAAAAGATTTTCATCGCTATCATTTTGTTAGAAAACCTCCTATGTTTTTGAGTTATGGAAATTGGTTGGCAGAATTTCGCCAAAATGCACCTTTTTTTGAAGAAGAAAAAATTATTATTCGCCAAACTTCTGATAGTTTGATTTGTCATTTGGACACCAATAAATACATCAATTTGAATAATGTTTATAATATTGCAAATCCGAAAGAAGGTTATTCATTGAAATATATTTTGGCTATTCTGAATAGTAAATTGATGAATTATGTCTATCAATCCATTGCCCAAGAGAAAGGAAAACTGTTTGCAGAAGTGAAGAAAGTATATCTCAAAAAATTGCCTATAAAGTCTATTGATTTTGTAGAAAAAGAAACGCAAAAAGAAATTATAAGTCTTGTAGATACGCTGCTAGAACAATCTGAAAAGCTAAATAACCGTTCGAATGCCTTTTTAAAAGTGGTTCAATCTTCCTTCAAACCAAAAAAAATAACTGAAAAATTAAGTTTGTGGTATGAATTAGAATGGACAGAATTTGTAGAAGAACTCAAAAATGTAAAAGCCATTATTCCAAAAAAAGAATTGATAGAATGGGTTTCTATTTTTGAAGACGAAAAAACAAAATTATCCGATTTTTATAATAGGCAACAAACTTGCATTCTGAAAATTGATGAATTGGTTTATCAAATTTATGGAGTAGAAAAAGATGAAGTAAACATTATCACAAACCTATAA
- a CDS encoding YceI family protein codes for MATWNIDPMHTEIQFKVKHLVISTVTGSFQEFSGKLEATKDDLTDAKISFEASIDSITTGNGQRDGHLKSDDFFGAEKFPKLTFESTSFEKKSGDEYELKGDLTIKGTTKPVTLDVEYGGTANDMYGNTKAGFELKGKINRKDFGLTWNGVTEAGGIVVSDEVKLIMNVQVAKVVEQTV; via the coding sequence ATGGCTACTTGGAATATTGACCCAATGCACACTGAAATTCAGTTTAAAGTAAAACACCTTGTAATCTCTACCGTAACAGGTTCTTTTCAAGAGTTTTCAGGAAAACTAGAAGCTACTAAAGATGACTTGACAGATGCAAAAATTTCTTTTGAGGCAAGCATAGACAGTATCACAACAGGAAATGGACAGCGTGACGGACATTTAAAGTCTGACGATTTTTTTGGCGCAGAGAAATTTCCAAAACTTACTTTCGAATCTACTTCTTTTGAGAAAAAATCAGGAGATGAGTATGAGTTAAAAGGAGACTTGACTATTAAAGGCACAACAAAACCAGTTACATTAGATGTAGAATATGGTGGAACAGCAAATGATATGTACGGAAACACAAAAGCAGGTTTTGAGCTAAAAGGAAAAATCAATCGTAAAGATTTTGGTTTGACTTGGAATGGTGTAACTGAAGCAGGTGGAATAGTAGTAAGTGATGAGGTAAAACTAATTATGAACGTACAAGTTGCAAAGGTAGTAGAACAAACTGTTTAG
- a CDS encoding YceI family protein has protein sequence MSTWTIDPMHSEIQFKAKHMVISTVTGSFLEFSGKMEKVSDDKTNFEDSTISFEAKVDSIDTGVEQRDEHLRSNDFFEAEKYPTITFKSTSFKKNGSDDSYNMEGDLTIKGITKPISLKVEYGGTAVDMYGQTKIGFELNGKVNRQEFGLVWSATTEEGAVIVSDDIRLVAELQLVKQD, from the coding sequence ATGTCAACTTGGACAATAGACCCAATGCACTCCGAAATTCAATTTAAAGCCAAACACATGGTAATCTCTACTGTTACAGGCTCATTTTTAGAGTTTTCTGGAAAAATGGAGAAAGTATCTGATGACAAAACCAATTTTGAAGATTCAACAATTTCTTTTGAAGCTAAAGTAGATAGTATCGATACTGGTGTAGAACAGCGTGATGAGCATCTGCGCTCTAATGATTTTTTTGAAGCAGAAAAATATCCAACTATTACTTTCAAATCTACTTCTTTTAAGAAAAATGGCTCTGATGATTCATATAATATGGAAGGAGATTTGACTATAAAAGGAATAACAAAACCAATTTCTTTAAAGGTAGAATATGGTGGAACAGCAGTAGATATGTATGGACAAACTAAAATTGGCTTTGAACTTAATGGAAAAGTAAACCGTCAAGAGTTTGGATTAGTTTGGAGTGCTACGACAGAAGAAGGTGCAGTTATAGTTTCTGATGATATAAGACTTGTTGCCGAACTACAACTTGTAAAACAAGACTAA
- the rmuC gene encoding DNA recombination protein RmuC — protein MENALLWLILIGIGVVIFLLIRLIQNKENTNGNKLLENLQFIERDLQKIEQQFVFNRQELAQQSKENRTESNQTFEQFRETLGQVSEKNQDQLEKTIRQIAEAFRHFKTQLDSNRQESLQTILQFESKINETTTSNLENIRKTLEFKVNELQTQNTQKLDEIKNVVDEKLQSTLEKRLGESFKIVSERLELVHKGLGEMQQLANGVGDLKKILNNVKTRGIFGEFQLEAILEQILSNEQYAKNVKPNPNSNAIVEFVLKIPHAKDKSQNVLIPIDAKFPVEDYHSLMDAYDLAEPKLIEEKRKLMINRIKSSAKDIQQKYIVPPHTTDFAIMFLPFESLYAEVMRCDGLFEQVQRDYKVTITSPTTLSAILNSLQMGFRTLAIEQRSSEVWQLLGSIKNEFSNFGTALEKIQKKLGEASNTLDQANVRSRAIEKQLQKVQEIRVEE, from the coding sequence ATGGAAAATGCTTTACTGTGGCTGATTTTAATAGGAATAGGAGTTGTAATTTTTTTGTTAATAAGATTGATACAAAATAAGGAGAATACAAACGGAAACAAACTCCTTGAAAATCTGCAATTTATAGAACGAGATTTACAAAAAATAGAACAACAGTTTGTTTTCAATCGTCAAGAACTTGCCCAACAATCAAAAGAAAATCGCACAGAAAGTAACCAAACTTTTGAGCAGTTTAGAGAGACTTTAGGACAAGTTTCTGAAAAAAATCAAGACCAATTAGAAAAAACAATTCGTCAAATAGCAGAGGCTTTTCGTCATTTCAAAACTCAATTAGACAGCAACAGACAAGAATCCCTACAAACGATATTGCAGTTTGAAAGTAAAATCAATGAAACAACAACTTCAAACTTAGAAAATATTCGAAAAACTTTAGAATTCAAAGTGAATGAGTTGCAAACACAAAACACACAGAAACTAGACGAAATAAAAAATGTAGTTGATGAAAAACTACAATCTACTTTAGAAAAACGTTTGGGAGAATCTTTCAAAATTGTGAGCGAAAGGCTAGAACTTGTTCATAAAGGATTAGGTGAAATGCAACAACTGGCAAACGGTGTAGGCGATTTGAAAAAGATTTTGAATAACGTAAAAACAAGAGGTATTTTTGGAGAATTTCAGTTAGAAGCTATTTTAGAGCAAATTTTGAGTAACGAACAGTACGCCAAAAATGTAAAACCAAATCCGAACAGTAACGCCATTGTAGAATTTGTTTTGAAGATTCCACATGCAAAAGATAAAAGTCAGAATGTTCTGATTCCGATTGATGCAAAATTTCCAGTTGAAGATTATCATTCTCTAATGGATGCGTATGATTTGGCAGAACCAAAATTGATAGAAGAAAAACGAAAATTGATGATAAATAGAATAAAATCATCAGCAAAAGATATTCAACAAAAATATATTGTTCCTCCTCACACCACTGATTTTGCAATCATGTTTTTGCCTTTTGAGAGTTTGTATGCCGAAGTGATGCGTTGCGACGGACTTTTTGAGCAAGTTCAGCGAGATTATAAAGTTACTATTACAAGTCCGACGACGCTTTCAGCCATTCTGAATAGTCTGCAAATGGGATTTAGAACATTGGCTATCGAACAGCGAAGTAGCGAAGTGTGGCAGCTTTTGGGAAGTATAAAAAATGAGTTTTCTAATTTTGGAACTGCGTTAGAAAAAATCCAAAAGAAATTGGGAGAAGCTAGTAATACCTTAGACCAAGCAAATGTTCGTTCTCGTGCCATAGAAAAACAACTTCAAAAAGTACAGGAAATTCGTGTGGAAGAATAA
- a CDS encoding LiaF domain-containing protein, whose protein sequence is MKTTYGLPAKREELIDVLNTAFAEQNLDDDEYENRVKEALNAKCIEELEVIVFDFPKEIKNKLFPNKNISQQKSDFPPAAFSSSSEKSSHSSSEFSSSSQRSSDSEFSSSSSRMTHSTSEFSSSKTTTHLGSELSNFFPARSVKAIFTTDKELVPVLTEQSVHFQAVFGTQKIDFRNCRFEGQRFRIDVDSIFSNTTLDLRNQDLAGKHIDIFIKGALNEIKIYIPNGGTVQKNTNLILGEYSIKDKKNGFMSQVNKFLGNEQTENKAIAFTITLHGNTFMGSVKVIY, encoded by the coding sequence ATGAAAACTACCTACGGATTACCTGCAAAAAGAGAAGAACTTATAGATGTCTTGAATACAGCTTTTGCTGAGCAAAACTTGGATGATGATGAATATGAAAACCGAGTAAAAGAAGCTCTAAATGCAAAATGTATTGAGGAATTAGAAGTGATTGTTTTTGACTTTCCTAAAGAAATAAAGAATAAATTATTTCCCAATAAAAATATCTCACAACAAAAATCAGATTTTCCTCCTGCTGCTTTTTCATCTTCTAGTGAGAAATCCTCCCATTCAAGTTCTGAATTCTCTTCTTCTAGCCAGCGAAGCTCAGATTCTGAGTTTTCATCCTCTAGTAGTCGAATGACCCACTCAACTTCAGAGTTTTCTTCTTCTAAAACGACCACTCATTTGGGTTCAGAGCTTTCTAATTTTTTCCCTGCTAGAAGTGTAAAAGCTATTTTTACCACTGATAAGGAGTTAGTACCAGTTTTAACAGAGCAATCTGTTCATTTTCAAGCTGTTTTTGGAACACAAAAAATAGATTTTAGAAACTGTCGTTTTGAAGGACAGCGTTTTAGAATAGATGTGGATAGCATTTTTAGTAATACCACATTAGATTTGAGAAACCAAGATTTAGCAGGAAAGCATATTGATATTTTTATAAAAGGTGCGCTCAATGAAATCAAAATTTATATTCCTAATGGTGGAACAGTTCAGAAAAATACAAATCTTATTTTGGGAGAGTATTCTATAAAAGATAAAAAAAATGGTTTTATGAGTCAAGTCAATAAATTTTTAGGAAATGAACAAACAGAAAACAAAGCTATTGCTTTTACAATTACTTTGCATGGAAATACTTTTATGGGTTCAGTAAAAGTAATATATTAG
- a CDS encoding class I SAM-dependent methyltransferase gives MTSKKQHWENIYETKTPQEVSWTQSKPQTSLDFIASFNLEKNAKIIDVGGGESLLVDFLLEDGFTDITVLDISSIALEKAKKRVEEKFGEKANYVTWVVSDVIEFEPEANFDLWHDRATFHFLTESNHIKKYTEIVEKHVNKNLVLATFSKEGAKKCSGLDVSQYNEESLTAQFEKNFRKISCLQEDHTTPFDTKQNFLFCSFEKF, from the coding sequence ATGACCTCAAAAAAACAACATTGGGAAAACATTTATGAAACCAAAACTCCCCAAGAAGTAAGCTGGACACAATCAAAACCTCAAACTTCACTTGATTTTATTGCTTCTTTTAATTTAGAAAAAAATGCAAAAATAATTGATGTTGGTGGTGGCGAAAGTCTGCTTGTAGATTTTTTATTAGAAGATGGATTTACTGATATTACTGTTTTGGATATTTCTTCCATCGCACTAGAAAAAGCAAAAAAACGAGTGGAGGAAAAATTTGGAGAAAAAGCGAACTATGTAACTTGGGTAGTAAGTGATGTAATCGAATTTGAACCTGAAGCAAATTTTGACCTTTGGCACGATAGAGCCACTTTTCATTTTCTAACTGAGTCAAATCATATCAAAAAATATACTGAAATAGTAGAAAAACACGTAAATAAAAATCTAGTTTTAGCTACTTTTTCGAAAGAAGGAGCTAAAAAATGTAGTGGTTTGGATGTCTCGCAATACAATGAAGAAAGTTTGACAGCTCAATTTGAAAAGAATTTTAGGAAAATTTCTTGTTTGCAAGAAGACCATACTACACCTTTTGATACCAAACAAAATTTTTTATTTTGCAGCTTTGAGAAGTTTTAA
- a CDS encoding 3'-5' exonuclease yields MNKTTNLSNLMVIDIETVASHATFEELPEVLQSLWEKKAARVSPDDTVKEAFEEKAGIYAEFGKIVVIGIGFFTIQKDDTGKEEQIFRVKSLASDNEKELLEDFIKVVEKFGKNLQFVAHNGKEFDFPYLCRRMLINGLDIPYALDISGKKPWEINHIDTMHMWKFGDYKNFTSLSLLAAVFGLATSKDDIDGSEVNSVYYNENDLNRIAVYCTKDVILTGQLFLRMQNLPIIKEENIIVVE; encoded by the coding sequence ATGAACAAAACAACTAATTTATCAAACTTGATGGTTATCGATATCGAAACGGTTGCCTCACATGCTACTTTCGAAGAATTACCAGAAGTATTACAATCTCTTTGGGAGAAAAAAGCTGCACGAGTTTCACCAGATGACACAGTCAAAGAAGCATTTGAAGAAAAAGCTGGAATTTATGCTGAGTTTGGAAAAATAGTTGTTATCGGAATTGGTTTTTTTACTATTCAAAAAGATGATACAGGAAAAGAAGAACAGATTTTTAGAGTAAAATCGTTGGCTTCTGATAATGAAAAAGAACTTTTAGAAGATTTTATAAAAGTAGTAGAAAAGTTTGGTAAGAATTTGCAGTTTGTGGCGCATAACGGAAAAGAGTTTGATTTTCCATATCTCTGTCGTAGAATGCTCATTAATGGACTAGATATTCCTTATGCTTTAGATATTTCAGGTAAAAAACCTTGGGAAATAAATCATATTGATACGATGCACATGTGGAAGTTTGGCGATTACAAAAACTTTACTTCTCTTTCTCTTTTGGCTGCCGTTTTTGGATTAGCAACAAGTAAAGATGATATTGATGGAAGTGAAGTAAATAGTGTTTATTATAATGAAAATGATTTGAATAGAATTGCTGTCTATTGTACAAAAGACGTAATCTTGACAGGACAATTATTTTTGAGAATGCAAAATTTGCCTATTATAAAAGAAGAGAATATTATTGTTGTGGAATAG
- the dut gene encoding dUTP diphosphatase, producing the protein MIENILQVKIINKSSNPLPFYQTQSSAGMDLYANIETSIELDSLERQLIPTGIFIELPVGFEAQIRPRSGLAFKHGISIVNSPGTIDADYRGEIKVLLVNLSKEKFTIQKGERIAQMVVAKHERVNWQEVQTIEELSQTERGSGGYGSTGK; encoded by the coding sequence ATTATAGAAAATATTCTTCAAGTTAAAATAATAAATAAATCATCAAATCCACTTCCTTTCTATCAAACTCAAAGCAGCGCAGGAATGGATTTGTATGCCAATATAGAAACTTCTATTGAATTAGATTCTTTAGAAAGACAACTAATCCCAACAGGAATTTTTATAGAGTTGCCTGTAGGGTTTGAAGCTCAAATTCGTCCTCGTAGTGGTCTTGCTTTCAAACATGGAATTTCGATTGTCAATTCCCCAGGAACTATTGATGCTGATTACAGAGGTGAAATAAAAGTTTTGTTAGTCAATCTTTCCAAAGAAAAATTTACTATCCAAAAAGGTGAACGCATTGCTCAAATGGTTGTTGCAAAACACGAGCGTGTAAACTGGCAAGAAGTACAAACTATCGAAGAACTTTCTCAAACAGAAAGAGGAAGTGGTGGTTATGGAAGCACAGGAAAATAA